A genomic stretch from Achromobacter spanius includes:
- a CDS encoding MraY family glycosyltransferase: protein MTIAVALLAGVIAYLIAYALIRHADRLRLIDEPNVRSSHQKRTPRGGGAGIFAAGLLVGTWLAWRYAWPTGAYVLALSSVIAVIGFLDDLYSLTARSRLAVQFACCGLLILAMMPAQIWPSAVGWLGLALLLALGVWWINLFNFMDGIDAIAATQGIFMLGAATMLSFLNAPEAASNPAWIWMVSLVAAIVGFLLLNWPPAKIFMGDVGSTYLAFMILAFAVFSVRQGWLYPSTWAILGAIFFTDATITLLTRIARGERWHEAHRSHAYQRLSRRWQGHRPVVAFAVAFNVLWILPLALLSIYWDKFESLFILFAYVPLVVGVVRVGGGRPDAA from the coding sequence ATGACGATTGCCGTTGCCCTGTTGGCCGGCGTCATCGCCTACCTGATCGCGTACGCGCTGATCCGGCACGCAGACCGCCTGCGTTTGATCGATGAGCCCAACGTCCGATCTTCGCATCAAAAGCGCACTCCTCGGGGTGGCGGTGCCGGCATCTTTGCGGCGGGGTTGCTCGTAGGCACCTGGCTGGCATGGCGATACGCATGGCCGACGGGCGCATATGTACTGGCGCTGTCATCCGTCATTGCTGTAATCGGTTTCCTGGACGACCTGTATTCTCTGACCGCGCGTTCACGCTTGGCGGTGCAATTCGCGTGCTGCGGACTGTTGATCCTGGCCATGATGCCTGCGCAGATATGGCCATCAGCCGTCGGCTGGCTCGGTCTTGCCCTGCTGCTCGCGCTTGGCGTATGGTGGATCAACCTGTTCAATTTCATGGACGGCATTGACGCAATCGCCGCAACACAGGGGATATTCATGCTGGGCGCGGCCACCATGCTGTCCTTCCTGAACGCGCCTGAGGCAGCATCGAATCCAGCATGGATATGGATGGTCTCGCTCGTGGCCGCCATCGTCGGTTTTCTCTTGCTGAATTGGCCACCCGCGAAAATTTTCATGGGCGACGTGGGGAGCACCTACCTGGCGTTCATGATTCTTGCATTCGCCGTATTTTCGGTCAGACAGGGCTGGCTATATCCGTCCACTTGGGCAATACTTGGCGCGATTTTTTTCACGGATGCCACCATCACACTCTTAACGCGCATTGCTCGCGGAGAACGGTGGCATGAGGCTCACCGCAGCCATGCGTATCAACGGCTTTCGCGCCGCTGGCAGGGTCATCGCCCCGTCGTCGCGTTCGCCGTCGCATTCAACGTCTTGTGGATCCTTCCTTTGGCGCTTCTCAGTATTTATTGGGACAAGTTCGAATCCCTCTTCATTCTGTTCGCCTATGTCCCCCTGGTGGTGGGCGTAGTCCGTGTGGGTGGAGGGCGACCCGATGCTGCCTGA
- a CDS encoding polysaccharide biosynthesis protein produces MLPEYIGRHIVHLSRPLKQALMLAGDICLLTFAVWAAYALRFGEWFLPNREQAFLMLVAPLIALPIFLKAGLYRSVIRYMGEHALWSIMKGMTLAALIWAVLAFMTQMTGAGGVPRAVPVLYWLLGVVFIGGARFTARWMLWLPVRERFAGRQVLIYGAGDAGRQLAATLRQGREFFPAGFLDDNGALQGKDVGGLRVYAPTQLSYLTEQFDIHDVIVTVPRVSHVRRKEILAFLEQYPVRVRVLPALSDIASGRHLVNMLREVDIGDLLGRDAVVADPALLSKCIRDKVVLVTGAGGSIGSELCRQIAARRPRQLLMLEANEYALYQIDRVIRSIADFDVRAYLGSAEDYPTITHLLKHHGVHTIYHAAAHKHVPLVEANVIEGARNNVIGTHSLAQAAFLNSVETFLLISTDKAVRPTNVMGATKRWAELIVQDFANRANAAGTGQHFSAVRFGNVLGSSGSVIPLFKEQIAQGGPVTVTHTEVTRYFMSIHEAVELVIQASSMAHGSEVFLLDMGEPVKILDLARKMIRLAGQTERTNANLEGDIEIAVTGLRPGEKLYEELLISDENAQPTPHPKIKKAIELNLDSGILEAHLKELRKHIAAQDSNKARELLMTVALRGSIATQQ; encoded by the coding sequence ATGCTGCCTGAATATATCGGCCGACATATCGTCCATCTGAGCAGGCCGCTCAAGCAAGCGCTCATGCTTGCAGGCGACATCTGCCTGCTGACGTTTGCGGTCTGGGCTGCCTATGCCCTGCGCTTTGGGGAGTGGTTTCTGCCCAATCGCGAACAGGCGTTCCTGATGTTGGTCGCACCGCTGATCGCGCTACCGATATTTTTGAAGGCTGGGCTGTATCGCTCAGTGATCCGATACATGGGCGAACACGCCCTGTGGTCGATTATGAAGGGCATGACCCTCGCTGCGTTGATCTGGGCGGTTCTCGCCTTCATGACACAAATGACGGGCGCGGGAGGCGTGCCTCGAGCAGTGCCCGTGCTGTATTGGCTACTAGGCGTGGTTTTCATCGGCGGCGCCCGATTCACTGCCAGATGGATGCTGTGGTTGCCCGTGCGCGAACGCTTCGCCGGCAGACAAGTGCTGATTTATGGTGCGGGCGATGCTGGTCGACAGCTTGCCGCCACGCTGCGACAGGGGCGCGAGTTCTTTCCAGCGGGTTTTCTTGATGACAACGGTGCGCTGCAAGGCAAGGACGTTGGCGGCTTGCGCGTCTATGCGCCGACCCAGTTGTCTTACCTGACCGAGCAATTCGACATCCACGACGTCATCGTTACCGTGCCGAGGGTGTCACATGTGCGCCGCAAGGAGATCCTGGCCTTTCTCGAACAATACCCTGTACGCGTGCGAGTATTGCCGGCGCTATCGGATATCGCTAGCGGCCGGCACCTTGTGAATATGCTGCGGGAAGTGGATATCGGTGACTTGCTGGGGCGCGACGCCGTGGTGGCCGACCCCGCGCTCCTGAGCAAGTGCATTCGTGACAAGGTCGTGCTCGTGACGGGCGCTGGGGGCTCCATTGGATCAGAATTATGCCGCCAGATCGCCGCCCGGCGGCCGCGGCAATTATTGATGCTGGAGGCCAACGAATATGCGCTCTATCAGATAGACCGAGTCATACGCTCGATAGCGGATTTCGATGTGCGCGCCTACCTTGGGTCTGCCGAAGACTATCCGACTATCACCCACCTGCTGAAGCATCACGGCGTGCACACGATTTACCATGCCGCGGCGCACAAACACGTGCCATTGGTCGAAGCCAATGTGATCGAAGGCGCCCGCAACAACGTGATAGGAACACACAGCCTCGCGCAGGCCGCCTTTTTGAATAGCGTCGAAACGTTCCTGCTTATCTCCACTGACAAGGCCGTCAGGCCGACGAACGTCATGGGCGCCACCAAGCGCTGGGCAGAGCTGATCGTGCAGGACTTCGCGAACCGCGCCAACGCTGCGGGTACCGGCCAACATTTCTCCGCCGTCAGGTTCGGCAACGTGCTGGGATCGAGCGGTTCCGTCATTCCCCTGTTCAAAGAACAGATTGCGCAAGGCGGACCCGTCACCGTCACGCATACGGAGGTGACTCGATACTTCATGTCCATCCATGAGGCGGTTGAACTTGTTATTCAAGCAAGCAGCATGGCGCACGGCAGCGAAGTATTTCTGCTCGATATGGGAGAGCCCGTAAAGATCCTGGATCTGGCGCGTAAGATGATCCGACTGGCCGGCCAGACCGAACGCACAAATGCGAATCTGGAAGGCGATATCGAGATTGCGGTGACCGGACTTCGTCCTGGCGAGAAACTGTATGAAGAGTTACTAATTTCAGACGAAAATGCCCAACCTACGCCGCATCCCAAGATTAAGAAGGCGATTGAACTGAATCTCGACTCAGGCATACTTGAGGCCCATTTGAAGGAATTGCGGAAGCATATCGCCGCTCAGGATTCAAACAAGGCCCGCGAACTCTTGATGACCGTAGCACTACGGGGATCCATCGCAACTCAACAGTAG
- a CDS encoding acyltransferase, producing MTTSHTDKPVQAKDTRLDLIRVIACAAVVLLHVSARPFYMGDQISEKWWFLGNVISSLTHWCVPVFVMLSGALLLGSPKTQYPDILRRRVPRLLAVLIAATILYGIWTKVALGSFTWPAFWTSILDGQPYYHLYFFYLIIGLYLIAPLLSRAVEILPEATIKMAVIVTTLVTLVSFCWSVFSGRYTPNGSTFSWPYISYFLMGFYLYRYRPNLPYGAITVVAYLATVIGTQIMHYVPGPWGLFFFLYFSPTVYAFSLGIFGWLLLRSKSEPRRFVSFLAPMTLLVYVIHPIFMETLRRLYPIYTPGLMRLKYDLPLTFVATLILSFAVAYLLRLIPVVRKFC from the coding sequence TTGACTACTTCCCACACCGACAAGCCGGTCCAAGCAAAGGACACGCGCCTCGATTTGATCCGCGTCATAGCCTGTGCAGCCGTGGTGCTGCTCCACGTCTCGGCCCGCCCTTTTTATATGGGCGACCAGATCAGCGAAAAATGGTGGTTCCTGGGTAATGTCATCAGCTCGCTAACACACTGGTGTGTGCCGGTGTTCGTCATGCTCAGTGGGGCACTGTTGCTGGGTTCGCCCAAGACACAGTATCCAGACATATTGCGCCGGCGTGTGCCCCGACTACTCGCCGTGTTAATCGCCGCGACCATTCTCTATGGCATCTGGACGAAAGTGGCTCTGGGCAGTTTTACGTGGCCCGCTTTCTGGACATCGATTCTGGATGGTCAGCCCTATTACCACTTGTATTTCTTCTACCTGATCATTGGCCTGTATTTGATTGCGCCGCTGTTGTCGCGTGCCGTTGAAATATTGCCGGAAGCCACCATTAAGATGGCCGTCATCGTGACAACATTGGTCACATTGGTGAGTTTCTGCTGGAGCGTGTTTTCGGGGCGCTACACGCCCAACGGTTCGACCTTTTCCTGGCCCTATATCAGCTATTTTCTGATGGGTTTTTATTTGTATCGGTACCGTCCGAACCTGCCTTACGGCGCCATCACGGTAGTCGCCTATCTGGCCACGGTCATCGGCACGCAAATCATGCATTATGTGCCCGGTCCCTGGGGGCTGTTCTTCTTTCTATATTTCAGCCCGACAGTGTATGCGTTCTCGCTAGGCATCTTTGGCTGGCTACTTCTTCGGTCAAAATCCGAACCGCGCCGCTTTGTCAGTTTCCTGGCACCTATGACGCTGCTAGTCTATGTGATTCATCCGATCTTCATGGAAACGCTCCGCCGACTTTACCCGATCTACACGCCCGGACTAATGCGACTCAAATATGATCTGCCACTGACCTTCGTAGCAACGCTGATCCTGTCCTTTGCGGTGGCCTATCTACTGCGCCTGATCCCGGTGGTCCGGAAATTCTGCTGA